The Salinicoccus sp. RF5 region ACATGATCGAGAACTATACGAGTGGACTGATGAAGATGGCGGATGCCGGATGCCATGTTGAATTCAGTCGATACTGCCCGCCGGTCATCAACAACCCGGAACTCGTGGACGATTTCATCAACAGTGGAGACGATGTGAAATTCCATGAACTCAAGGAGCCATCCATGGGGTCGGAGGACTTTGCATTCTACATGCAGGACTATGTCGGCGCCGCATTCCGCATCGGTACAATGATGAAGGACGAGGAGAAGAGCGGCTATTCACTGCACAGCCCCGAAATCGTATTCTCTGAAAAGAGTCTGGAAACAGGTATCCGGGCTCTGGTCAACTTTGCAACGAAAGCACATTAGACATGTGCCTTCATTCAGATGTGTTTCTTGATTCCAGGTGGATCCTGCTATAGTATTTGATACAGCAGATGATGAAAGTGGGATATTCACTTGGTAATGATTGAAAAGGCACTGAACAATAATGTTGTGATCGGGAAAGATGAATTTGAAGAAGTCGTGCTGATCGGCCGTGGCATCGGCTTCGGGAAGAAGCAGGGCGATACGCTCGAAATCGAAGAGGCGGACAAGGTATATAAGCTTGAAGGCCAGCAGGATACGAGCAGATACCAGACTCTCCTGACGATGGCGGATGAGAAGCTGTTCCAGTCGACGCTCGAAGCCATCGAGCTGATTGATGACATGACTACAGAAGACATCAACAACAGGATACTCCTGTCACTGACGGACCACCTTCTGTTTGCCATGAAGCGGCTGGAGGAGGGCATCGAGATCAGCAATCCTTTCGTCAATGAGACGAAGGCACTCTATCCGAAGGAGTACAGCATCGCCGAAGCGGTCGTCGATATGTTCAACAGCAAGTATGGCATCAAGCTGCCCGAAGCGGAGGTGGGATTCATCGCCCTCCATGTGCACTCGTCCATCTACAACCGTTCGCTCCGGGATATGAATGTATTGTCAGAAGTCGTCCATCAGGCCATCGTCATCATCGAGCAGGGGCTCGATACGACGGTCGACCAGTCCTCAATACAGTATGACCGCTTCGTGAGGCATATCAGCTTCTGTGTCCAGCGGGTGATGAAGGGCGAGAGTGTGCCGTCGCAGGATGCTTTCGATTCACTATTGAAAACCGAATACCCCGTGTGCTATAATATAGCTGTAAAAATTGTGAAGATGATACAGAATAAATTGCAGCGCAAGGTGTACGACTCGGAGGTCGTCTATCTTACGATGCACATACAGCATTTCAAGCATTATTCTAAATAGACGTGTTACCGCAAGGGCATGAGTTTATAGGAATAGTTTATTTAACTATACCTGTATACTCATGCCTTTTTCTGTGGATTCTTCACGAAACGATAATATTCATACTTAGGAGGAAATACTTATGTTCAAAAAGCTTTTTGGACAGCTGCAGCGCATCGGTAAAGCTTTGATGCTCCCGGTTGCCATACTGCCTGCTGCCGGTCTCATGCTCGGTATCGGTGCCGCCATGCAGACTGAAGCGATGGTAGAGTGGCTGCCATTCCTTGAGGCCGGATGGCTCATTGCCCTATCCGATATGCTCCAGGCCGCCGGTGGCGTCGTCTTCGACAACCTGGCGCTGCTGTTTGCACTCGGTGTCGCCGTCGGACTTGCGAGGGGTGACGGCGTTGCCGCCGTCGCTGCCTTCGTCGGCTACATGATCATGAACGTTACAATGGGACAGATTGCCAATGTCACACCGGAAATGGCAGCTGAAAACCCTGCCTATGCCAACGTGCTCGGCATCCCGACAATCCAGACAGGTGTATTCGGCGGTATCATCATCGGTGTCATCGCCGCATGGGCCTACAACAGGTACTACAACATCAATCTGCCGGACTTCCTTGGTTTCTTTGCAGGGAAACGCTTTGTGCCGATTGTGACAGCAGTATTCTCATTCATCATCGGACTGGCGATGTTCGTCATCTGGCCTCCGATCCAAAACGGAATGAATGAAGTTTCACTCTGGCTGATGGAAGAGAATACGGCAATCGGCGTATTCGCATTCGGTACGATCAAACGGCTGCTCATTCCATTCGGACTGCACCATATATTCCACGCACCATTCTGGTTTGAATTCGGTACGTATACGAATGCAGCCGGAGAAATTGTACGGGGCGATCTGAACATCTTCTTCGCCCAGCTGCGTGACGGCGTAGAACTGACTGCAGGAAACTTCATGCAGGGTGAATTCCCGGTCATGATGTTCGGTCTGCCTGCAGCGGCTCTGGCGATGTACCATGCTGCACGTCCTGAACGTAAAAAGTACGTTGCCGGCATCATGATATCTGCAGCACTGACAAGTTTCCTGACAGGTATCACTGAGCCATTGGAATTCTCATTCCTGTTCGTTGCGCCACTGCTCTATGTCATCCACGCACTGCTCGATGGACTGAGCTTCCTGATTCTCTATCTGCTTGATGTGAATCTCGGCTATACATTCTCGGGCGGCTTCATCGACTTCTTCCTGTTCGGAATTCTTCAGAACCGTACGGAATGGTGGTGGGTGATCATCGTTGGTCTTGTCTACGCGGTCATCTACTATACAGTCTTCAGGGTGCTCATCCATGCACTCAACCTCAAGACGCCTGGCCGTGAAGACGCCACTGCAGAAACCAGCACATCCACAGCACAGGAGCTCCCATTCAATGTACTCACAGCAATGGGTGGGGAAGAGAACATCAAACACCTCGACGCCTGCATCACACGTCTCCGTGTTGAAGTTAAAGATACTGCTGCCGTCGATGAGGCGGAACTGAAGGCGCTTGGGGCCTCCGGTGTCATGAAGGTCGGCAAGAACATGCAGGCCATCTTCGGACCGAAATCCGACCAGATCAGAAATGACATGCAACGGATCATCGATGGTGAAATCACTTCACCGGCCGAAGCGACAGTGACCGAATCGACGGAAGATGATGTCGAAGAGGCAGAAGGCGGACAGATGATGGATGATGCCAACAAGGACATCTATTCCCCAATCGAAGGGGAAGCGGTCGAGCTCACCGAAGTGCCGGACCAGGTCTTCAGCGAGAAGATGATGGGCGATGGTGTGGCCATCAAGCCGACAAGCGGTATCGTCCGCGCACCATTCGACGGTGAAGTCGTTACGGACTTCCCGACAAAACACGCATTGGGACTCACAAATGAAGGCGGACTCGAGCTCCTCGTCCACTTCGGACTCGACACAGTCAACCTGAAGGGCGAAGGCTTCGACCTCAAAGTCGCAGCTGGAGACAAAATCAAAAAAGGTGACGTATTGATGGAAGTCGACCTCGACTACATCAGGGAGAACGCGAAGAGCGATATTACTCCAATCATCATTACAGGACCGGCCGGTACGGAAATTGCTGCCAGGGAACTCGGTTCAGTTACAAATGACGATGTCGTCATCAACATCAAGTAATGGGGGAAGCAGCATGCCAAATGGCATGCTGCTTTTTTCATGCAGATATCAAAATTGTCACAAAAATGGTTTTAATCTACAATGTAGAAGAAGTCAATTTTACAAAAAGGGGTCTGGCCAATGATTGAATTTCCGAAACCGACAGTGGAACAGTTTTTCACATCCTACAACATCAACAACTTTACTGTGAGCCCGGATGAGAAGCGCATCCTGTTCACGACGAACCTCAACGGAAAGGTGAATATATGGGCGATGGATACCCCCGAGACGTATCCATACCTGTTTGCACAGAAGGACCAGAATGCAAACTTCATCAAATATGATCCGCAAAATCGTTTTGTACTTTCAGGGTTCGATCATGATGGGGATGAGAATTTCCAGATCTACGCCATCGGCCCGGACGGCGGTGTACCTAAACCTCTGATTACAGGCGAACCGGATGAGAAGTACTTCTTCTCCAAACTGTCACAGGATGGACGGAAGGTCTATTATGTGACTTCTGAAGGCAATCCAAGCTTCCTGAATGCGAAAGTGTTTGATATAGAGACGGGTGAGGAGCGCCTGATCCATGAGGGTGAGGAGGCCCCGACATATTTGGCGGATGTGTCAGTTGGTGAAGATAACAGCGCCCATATGCAGGTGCGTGCGAACACCTATATCCTGGGATTCATCAGAACGAAGGACGGGACGGAGTACATCACCCCCGACCCGGAAGTAATCCACACGGTGGGGGATATGACATTCATAAAGGACGATGAAGTCTGGTTCAGCACGAACTATGAGAGTGAATACGATTACCTGGCAAAATACAATCTGTCGGAGAAGCAGTTTTCGAAAGTGATGGATTTCG contains the following coding sequences:
- the glcT gene encoding glucose PTS transporter transcription antiterminator GlcT; this translates as MIEKALNNNVVIGKDEFEEVVLIGRGIGFGKKQGDTLEIEEADKVYKLEGQQDTSRYQTLLTMADEKLFQSTLEAIELIDDMTTEDINNRILLSLTDHLLFAMKRLEEGIEISNPFVNETKALYPKEYSIAEAVVDMFNSKYGIKLPEAEVGFIALHVHSSIYNRSLRDMNVLSEVVHQAIVIIEQGLDTTVDQSSIQYDRFVRHISFCVQRVMKGESVPSQDAFDSLLKTEYPVCYNIAVKIVKMIQNKLQRKVYDSEVVYLTMHIQHFKHYSK
- the ptsG gene encoding glucose-specific PTS transporter subunit IIBC, with the protein product MFKKLFGQLQRIGKALMLPVAILPAAGLMLGIGAAMQTEAMVEWLPFLEAGWLIALSDMLQAAGGVVFDNLALLFALGVAVGLARGDGVAAVAAFVGYMIMNVTMGQIANVTPEMAAENPAYANVLGIPTIQTGVFGGIIIGVIAAWAYNRYYNINLPDFLGFFAGKRFVPIVTAVFSFIIGLAMFVIWPPIQNGMNEVSLWLMEENTAIGVFAFGTIKRLLIPFGLHHIFHAPFWFEFGTYTNAAGEIVRGDLNIFFAQLRDGVELTAGNFMQGEFPVMMFGLPAAALAMYHAARPERKKYVAGIMISAALTSFLTGITEPLEFSFLFVAPLLYVIHALLDGLSFLILYLLDVNLGYTFSGGFIDFFLFGILQNRTEWWWVIIVGLVYAVIYYTVFRVLIHALNLKTPGREDATAETSTSTAQELPFNVLTAMGGEENIKHLDACITRLRVEVKDTAAVDEAELKALGASGVMKVGKNMQAIFGPKSDQIRNDMQRIIDGEITSPAEATVTESTEDDVEEAEGGQMMDDANKDIYSPIEGEAVELTEVPDQVFSEKMMGDGVAIKPTSGIVRAPFDGEVVTDFPTKHALGLTNEGGLELLVHFGLDTVNLKGEGFDLKVAAGDKIKKGDVLMEVDLDYIRENAKSDITPIIITGPAGTEIAARELGSVTNDDVVINIK